A region of the Sarcophilus harrisii chromosome 3, mSarHar1.11, whole genome shotgun sequence genome:
ctttccacattcattacattcataaggcttctctccagtgtggattctctgatggttAGCAAGATGGGAGTGTGTTGTGAAAGCCTTTCTACATTGCTTGCATTCATAAGGcctctctccagtgtggattctctgatggttAGCAAGATGGGAGTATGTTCTGAAAGCCTTTCTACATTGCTTACATTCAtatggcttctctccagtgtggattctctgatggacaaCAAAACTGAAGAGTGATATGAAAATCTTTCCAcagtcattacattcataaggcttctttCCAGTATGGATTCCCTTATGTGCATTAAAATAGGAGCGATATGCgaaagcctttccacagtcaTTACACTcaaaaggcttctctccagtgtggattctatGATGTTCAGCAAGACTAGATCTATgtttgaaagtctttccacattggttacattcataaggtttctctccagtgtggattttctgatgtcgAGTAAGTTTAGATTTGCATCTGAAattctttccacactgattacattcaaaaggtttttctccagtgtggattctctgatgttcaacCAATTTGGAATAACACTGGCaatcctttccacattgattacatttgtaagattgtttttctttgtgaattCTCTCATGTTTAGCAGTAGAAGATCGCTCTCTCAAAGTTTTTCCACGTttcttacattcataaggtttctctccagcaTGGATTCTCTGATGCTTGGCAAGGGAAGAGAGCACAAGAAAAGCTTTATCACATTGATGACACTCAGGTGTTTTCTCTTCAGGATGTATATTCTTATCTTGAGAAACACTGGAActctttcttaaagtttttttgtgtgtattccaTTCACAGTGTTCTTCTCCAATGTAGTTTCTTTTCTGTTGAACAACAACAGCCCTATATTCAAAAAGGTCTTTCCATGAGATCATTTCCAGATTTGCACTCATCTCCTTCATATCAAACCATGTCTCTGCATCTGaaagaaacaaacacacacatggaTAATATACCTTCTAATGCTAGCTGATaataaaattgacttttaatTGCTCCAGGCAAAAAGTTTTAGACTTAAATGGACagattcaatcatttttaaatgctattaaCTCACACAGTAAAGGGATTCAATTAACACAGAGTTCCACCCACAATACAATGACATTGGACCCCCACAACAAAGCTGAGACAAAGACAAAGTGAAAGATCTCAATTTAGAAGCCAGGCTATGAACTCTGAATGGCTGAGTAACCTGATCCAAATCCCTGCAGCagaaattagaactcaaaattgtaAATTGAGAAGCCTCATTTTCTCAATGAGAAGTTGAGGCTTCTCAATGCATTGCAGTAAACAGGTGTGCTCCATTTTGCTTCcaatcatttctttccattttaatttcaaGCACCACCTAGCTGTGCACCACTGGGAATGtgcttctttgcctcagttttcttttagaGTGAAAGTAATTATTGTATCCActtcccaggttgttgtgagcatcaaaagagataatatctataaaactcttggcacacagtaggtaccaTATGCTTGTTAACTACTATCATTGTCACTATGATTTTGATTCTCTCCACCTCAACTCTTCCTTCCTGCATaaacttcccttcccctctttctatATACAAATGTCTGTTGAACATGATGCATTTCCATAAAAAACACGTTCCTTTGCCTGGATTAGCTAAGAATAAGTGTCATAAACTGTTCCTTATTTTCAAACCATCTTCAACTTTATATGCTGGATTTAAAATTTCTTGTTGCTTCTCTTTGTATAAACCCAGGGCTTAATGCAACATATAGATTAGACCAGGTGCTTAATcgatgtttattgattggttgacaTTCCCCAGGGCTGATCATATGGCCTAACCCCACTTCAGTGCTTGCATGCTGGTTCCTCTGAGGTAACAATCtatgtttctatttctgtctctttgctGCAACCTCTCACCTATGAACAAATGCCTTGATGAATATAACAAGGGCCTAGGGCTCCTGGTGGTTTTATGGAATAACCAGGAATCTTTCCCTCCATATCCCTAACTTAAGGGAAGCTTTCAATTATATAATgagtgacttggatttaagtgaaggagggctgccCAACATCATTGGCCTCACTTTCCCCCACAGAGTTATCTGCAGCCTATGGCCAGGTAGAGATCAGAATTACTGCAAATGGCTCTGGTTGCAGGGGGAGACCTGTGCTTTTTTAAGGTAAGGTCTCCAACAGGTCTCCTGTGACTGAGACTGTACCCATTCAGTATTAAGGCTAAGGAGCaatggaggcaaagaatctcctctctcATCTAGGctaaaaaaatctcaataaataaaaagaatgaagagttGGAAGAGCCTTAGGGttttggccaaagcagaaattacTTCAATTTACACTCATTCTGAGTCGATGAGGACCCAAACAAACATCAAATGAATTTAGCAAGGGATCTATGGGTGGTCAATGAGAATCAGACTGATTTTGATTTAAGGTTGGTTCATTAAGAAAGGAATTGGTTAGTAATGATAGGACTGTaactaaaacaaaaagcaagattATTGATGACCTGATTCTAAATTAAACTATAAGAAAACATTCTTATATAGAAATACTTATCTAGAAAACACTGCTttaattttcactttctcttaggaaaaacaaaactaaaagtttcTCATATTAAGGACACCAGGAGAACCCAGAAATGGCTATAAGTGAGCAAATACTAAATGAATTATTAGTGTTTGCatagtgatcaattctgatcatcactgacatcaataaatatttcctttaccAAATGAATAGGGATAATTTGCAGGTCTgcagaaaatcaatgaaaaaaggaatttttccgTTTGTCCATATCACTAGAGATTATAAGATCTTGCTGAGTTtaccatttacaaaaaaaaataaagtcaatagaATAAAAGAGTTTCAAAGTCATGTTTCAAAGAATAACAACAGTAATGAGCATTTACACAGCACTTTGAAGGCTTACAAAGAGTTTCATAAATGTTATcccttatgtatacatatattgtatttaacatatactttaacatagttaacatgtattagGTCTACTGCCATCtcggggaagggatgggggaaggaggggaaaagctggaacagaaggttttgcaagggttaatgctgaaaaattacccatgcacatatcttgtaaataaaaaagctataataaattaaaaaaaaaaataaagaaaggaattgGGGCAGCCCAATTGCCTCatgaaaaaaagcaaggaaagcaAGAAACAAATCTATTCAGGTATGGTTCGATGGTGAAGAAGGGGGTGCGGGTGGGAATGTTTTTAAGAACATTTGTAGGTAAGGGTATATGATAACCTAGGTgagcagagggaaggaaggaaggaagaaaagaaagaaggaaacaggcaTTGAATGAAcaagaatgggaaagagagagaagggaggaaaggagggaaggaggcaggaagggagTCTTCAATTGATCAATTCCAGCCTGTGGCCTGCCTTACTCAGAGGTTGATGCTTTTCCTATGTGTCTGTGTTTAACTGTAGCCTGCGTGAGGGAGTTGGCAGAAGATGAAAGGTgggaaaagaacaaagtaaaaagtgcacagcagagagcaaaagaaaaactaCAGGAAACCAAAAAGCGAGGAATGGTTCTGAATACAATATCTTTCATTTATGGtttatggaaatttattattatagattttgaatcctcccttagGTTCTGCTGCAcataaaacattcttttctgtcttgttctattttgtttttaattttaaataaatatcaaaaaagtaaaaataaatgcttttaggCTTaaggaaggtttaaaaaaagtcaCAGACAGCCTAAGCcctctttctttggatgtagacAGTTGGACAGCCCCAAATTTCCAACAAAGACTTTCACTAGGATCATTGATTCTTCATTAGAAGGGAGCTGAAAGGTCATGGAGTTCAAGCcccgcattttacagatgaagagactgaggttcAGAGGTTCAGTGAGGTACTCAGGATCTCACTACCACAAGAGTCTGAAAAGGGATTCCAAACCAACTTTCCTACCCACACGCCCATCACATGAAGAAGCCTCCTGGGACAGCAGCCTTCATCCCACCATGCAACTCACTCACCAGGACAAGAGTTCCTCAGGCCTCCTCTCTCCACATGGGAGATGAAATCTTCTCTGGGAACTGGAAGTCCTGGGAGGGGGAAGATAGTGAGTGTGAGCCTTGAAACTTGTCATTATTCCCACTGAGATAGGGCTGGGGTGTAAGGCCCACTGGGGGATTAAAAGGAGAACTGAAAAATGGTTTTCAGGGTGCTTATTGCCAGGGGAAGACAGCAGAGGGGAAAGAAGGCCATGCAAGCAATCTGGAATGAGAAGATCCTGATTTTGTTGCCTCCTTCACAACAGGATGGCCACATCCCACAGCTTCCATTTTCTGGACATTAGAGGCAGCTGGTAACACAGAGAAGGAAGCaccaggcctgcagtcaggaacccagagttcaaatctgaatttagaCACGTCctgactatgtgactctggggaagtaatttcatctttttgcttcagcctccagacctgtaaaatggggataaagataGTGGCCAAAACAAAGGGTTTTGATGGAGATCAAGTGGTATAATGTGCATGGAAGCTCTGAGCACAAGGCCTGCAACCCAGAAAATATGTGGAAagacttcctcccttccttttctctcttgtaTCTGCACAGGCCTTTGGGGGATGTATGAAGGAAGAACAAAGGCCCACTTGTGCTAGGGATTTATGAGTTACACCAGGAGCAgtgagataaaaatattttttttgtttttttttttaaaaaagaaccttgCAAAGACAAAATGTTTTCCCCAAGAGGAAGGGGGTTCCTTCTCCTATCCCATCTTCAGTGAAAAGGGGCAGGACCATTTTCATGGTTTAGACAAAACTGCCGGGGTACCATCCTTAATGAAAACACCACATGTCAAGAACCAGGCAGGGAGGACCTGTCTCTTGGGGACAGGAGGCAGCCCGGGCCTTTCTGAGAACTGGTAAAACCTGAAACTCCATCCTAGGGAGGGGATGGTGACCTCCTTTTAAATCAGTTCAGTGTTCCCAAAGGAAATGCTCCTTACCCAGGAGAGCAAGTTCCGCATTCTCCAGCATGACCTCCTTGGCAGCTCTTTCTCCAGCTGGGTCCCAATAGACCCCACTCTTCAGGGCGAATCCACAGCCACATCCGAAGGTCCCGTCCTAAAACCTGTTACAGAGGACAAGATTGAAGCATGCTAAAACGACCTAATCCAATGCTCCTCAATTTCAGAAGGGACCTGAAGCAAGGAGGATCTGGTGACAGCCCTTACAGGAATTGGGCCAGTACAAAAGTCCCCAAGACCAGTggaattaaaaaacttttatattttctggtggaataaaattaaaaatgtcttaCTAGGAAATGGTACCCTGGGAGTCGGGAAAGTTAGGGGTGTCTATCAAGAGAGAGGTTTGTGGGGTAAAAATCAGACAGTGCTATTTAAGAAAATGGCATGAAGTGTTTTGTGAAGCTAGAATTTATGTGCTGGGGTAAAACATTTCTggatcatggaaaaaaaaaaaacaattttcaaaaggcCAAAATTAATCTTATCCACATGAAATCACTATCCCTCCACCTCCACcccaaaaaaatgtattttatttttcaaaaaagtaaggaagttttgaacattcattttaattttttgttccaaatttcaaTCCACAGCTTAATGGATCTGGCCCCAAGGTTATCAATTACAAAAGCAAATGAAGCAGAGAAGGGATTTACTCAAGGTCCCATCCCTTTAAAGGGCCTTGGCACAGTCAGGCAAACTGCCAGCTGGGGTGGATGGCTTCCGCTGTCTTCCATTTAAGTGGAATTTTCTTGTGGGCGGGGTGCCCTTTTTCATCCCCTTTTTCCCTCGGCCCTTCCCTTTCTAAATGCCTGTTGCTTTAACTGAAGTAATGGTAAAGGGAGAGAACAACTAAGTATGAGCTGAGTATGATGGAGTTATTCTAGAAATACCTAATTACAGCTGAGGGGTCTcaggagataaagaaaataaaatggaataaaagaaaacctaccgAACAAAAGGGAAACACTGGACAGCTCTGATCCTGGGTAATTTCTTATGTAGGTTTGTTTATCAAATCTCTCTTATTTCTGCTGGTTACctgaaattttttcccttctcctttgaaTACCCGGGTGCTGTTGAAATACCGGGATCCCGTgtttactactgggtttatatcaaaagatcaaaagaggaaaagggaccttTAAATGCCGAATGTTttgggcagccctctttgtgtgGCTGAAACGGCtgggggatgtccatcagttggagaatggctgaataaattgttatatgaaaattatggaatttctgttcttaaaaaaacaggatgatttcaaaaggcctggagaacttacaaaactgatgctggtgaaatgagcaggaccaggggcgattatatacttcaacaacaatctatatgatgaccagttctgatggacctgccaTCCTCCTTGAGATCAACAAATACAATGGGCGAATGAACGAACCACtaagaagaaagaactctgggagatgactaaaactattacattgaattcccaatccctcttttgcccacctgcatttttgatttccttacaaactaattgtacaatatttcaagtcgattctttttgtacagcaaaaaaacaGTTTGGTCCTTATCATttgttctaattttatatttactatatttaacatctctggtcatcctgccatctgggagggggggGTGAGgtaaaaatggaacaagaggtttggaattttaaTCAAAAGTTACCCatcatataacctgtaaataaaaggctattaaataaaaattaaaaaaaaaagtcatgggaTCCacgacagtggctgctggagatcaaCCCATATGGATCTCCTCTTGGAAGGATGgtacaaggaaactgagaaagttGCTGTTCTTTACCCTCTGACTGAGAGGTTTGaaacctctcttctcttccttctgctcCTTTCTCATTCCCCAGTCCcccctgtgtcagcaaaggcgccctgcaactccttcagatgtaaTCCTAGCAGTGagtctctccctgccttcccaaaatcttatttttgtatttaaggttaaaacaaattataataggGGCCACTAGATGGGGGGGTGGATggcactgaccctgaagtcaggagaacctgagttcaaatcccacctcaaacacttaatacccTGGCTTGAcctgggaaagtcccttaaccctttcctcagcaaaaaaaatattttaataacccCCAAAATGGTAAACAAATTCAGAGACTTGGGGCTCTGTGTGGTAGGAGCTGGAGCAGCAGGGGACAATTTCTGCTCTGCTACCAGCCAGGAAAGGACAAAACTGGGAAGCTTTAGGTTTCTCCAACAAAGGGTAGGTTTGAGGAAAGTCAGTGGCTACAGGAGGGGCTTGGCCCGGGACACAGAGAGAGTGGCTAGAAGgggtgtctgtgtctgtgttaTGTTTGTCTATGGGTGGTGCAGGACTAAAGCACagaaatatgatatctgaaagggaCACTTGGTGAATCATCCTTGTCAGGGACTTTGAgggaaaatgtaaacaaacatgTGGGGGCCCAAACTGGGGGGGGGTTAGTGCTCAAAGAAAGGGACAGTGTCTAAAAACATCGAGGGAGCAGTGTGGGTTATTGCTTCCTTTCCTGCCCATTTTGTAAAGTAGAATGATCCCCTACAGACCATCCTCCAGATCCATGGAAAAAATGGCCTCTTGGGCTGATGTGGCCACATATTGGGAGAAAAATCCCTGGGATGGGGTCTGCGTCTCAGGGTCATTCCCTCTGGCCAGGCTCCCTGTTTGGGCCAGGCCGTCCTCTCAGGCTCTTGGGAGGGGATAATTATAACTGAacagatttttccttcttttcctggaCAGGGGCTGGCCTACAGGAAATCGGGGGTGAGGTTCCAGGGGAATTCAACCCTGGCCCCTGCCCTGGACGGACCCAAACCCACAGGGGAGGAAGTTAAAGAAGAGGCAGATTGAAAATCTAAATGGTGGAGTCAGTGGGGAGAAAAGAGGCAGGATTTGCCGACTCTCTCTGTTTCCTTGAAATAACTTTCAGGTCGATGACAGGATGCAAAGGACAGTGAGAAAATTTTTCAGCCTAAATAATTTAAGAGGACTGCAGGAAAGATCAGAACCCCAGCACAGATCAACAACCGAGGCCTAGTGGTCTCTGTAAGCCAAGTTGGGAAGGTAATTAATTAAATAGGTTCCAGGAGGGAAGAGGGTGGTGggtgcaaagtcaccaacctccTCCCTCCCAGAGCCACCTGGCTCCAGTGGCCCAGATataatcaggatgactggagatccCTGGGCAGTTGGACCCTTGACCGCTAGCTCTCAGTCTCAAGGAAGCAACACCCAGAGGGTaagttggggaaaaggaaagaagccaGAATGTTTTTTTCCAGTCAAAAAACAACAAGTCTGGGGGCAAAGTGCCCGGGCTTGGCCATAGGGAGTCAGGGGTTTACATAGAAAGGGACAGGGAATAAGATGACTGTATGGGATGGTATAAACTTGAATGAGCTCACCTTCCCTCCCGTTTcgctcccttttttcccccaccttCTTACACATCCAAGAGGAAGGAGGGATTTGAGGCCTCAGTGGGGGAGGAGAGTGTTTAGAACATCAATATCCCCCAAGTCAGAAATCTCCCTGCCAGTGATACTTGGTCCTCCTAGCATCTTCCCAAGAGACATATTATCTAGAAAATAAAGTGACTGAGGGATCCagtaaaagaaaaccaaatggagCCCCAAgggaaaaccccaaaaaaaccctaagtTTGGAACAATCTAGTCTGGATTCGCTCCCAGGACATATGGTGGGAAAGGGCAAGGCGGAGCCtgggtaaaaggaaagaaatttggtGTCCAGAAGTGATTTGGGTGGTGGTTGAATCGGAAAAACAGGATGGCTGAGTCCTGAAATCTAAGCAGAAATGGGGAAGGTTCCTAAGACTCTTAGGTGGGTGTAGGCAGAATCCTGAAAGGGAATGTTGGGGAACAGTGACCACATGCCTGGGAAGGAGCCCAAGTGTCAAGTCCAGAAAGTTGGAGGAAACACTTTGTTTCCTTTAAGAAGGGTTCCGGGGGCTGAAAGGCGAACCTCCCGGAACCTCATAAAAATCATATCTGAGGCTCACAATCAATTCCCAAAATAGGGCTGGGGCAGGGGCTACAACACCTGGGTCCAAGTGGAGGCTGAGGCGCCTCCCCTGGCTTTTGTGAGGAAAGCCTGCCTTTGGAAACATGACCAGCGTAAAGGAAGAGGCAACACTGGATATTTGTGGTGGTTGGGAACCTGAAAAGAGGTAGGGGAAGAATTCATTAAGTAACCAGACCTGGAAGGGGTTGTTCTCACAGATGGGGGCCACTGGCCCATCAGAGCAGATAAAGTATGAATGTTATGCAAGGGTAAAAGGGCAGGACTTGGGGGAGCCTGACTCAGAACTTGGGTCCTATCCCAGCAGGAAGGTTTGCAGTAAGTGAAAATGGCAGATCCCAAGTCTCGTTAAACCTTCCTGCTTATTAGTCTCTCCGGAAAGTTTCTGAGTGCAAGAGCCCCAAGCAGCCCAGCTCTGACAGATTCTCTGAATCTCTCacattctgcctctctctctttctctctgttgggTGACATTTGGACAccaaaaataaactagaaaacatagaagagaatctgaaacatctcattaggAAAACTGGAGAACACCTCAAAGTGACACAAtataagaattgttggactagctaaaagttattatttaaagaacaatctggATAcgatatttcaagaaatttgaaagaaaaattatcccAAGTTTAGAACAAgggtaaagggaagaaaaaaaaaaaaactctgtttCCCAACTGAAGAGATCACAGGAGAAAACCTTACAAGAATATCCTAGCAAAATTTCACAATTCccaagttaaggagaaaatactgcaaaccaACCAGAAAAGAAGACAGACTTCAATATTGCAGAAATAGTCAGGATTTCACAAAACCAGCAGCTTCAACTCTAAAAGACCATAagtttggttatattaaatttcaaagaacaaagGAATTGGAGTTGCAGCCTGAGTAATTTACCCAGAAATCTGGAATAAAATTTGGAATAAGGGGGAAAATAGGCATTTAACAAACTGAAAAACTTTCATGTATTTATAACAAAAAGAGCagaattaatggaaaatttaatataaaagattaaggaaaaaggaaaacattaaagactaattCCAATGCTCTCGGTTATTTacttttatatgtgaaaatgttatCACTGTAACTCTccgtggggagggggagaggggagagctGATAACATAGTAACCTTCCTGTAAATTCAGGAGGAAACAATGTATACATAGAACGTTGTAGAAGTCTATGGAGGATGGCTCTGGATGGAGGCACTAGGGGAAGATGGGGAAGCCTGAGATGTAGctctggggagggaaggaggcaggtgATGTTTGAGGGCTTTAAAAGAGGGGCAGGGAAGCAGGAGGAAAGAGAGCCCTGGGGAAGATGTGGAAGAAAGAAATTCTGACACAGCTCAGGCTAAGGAGATCAGACACTGAGGGGCAGAAGGCTTCTGGGGGACACAGATCCCGGAAAGCAGCAACATGACTGTGCCCTCAGGTCTTCCTAGGAGCTGGGGTGGTTGTCTGGGACCTCTGGTAGAGCTTAGGCTTGGGACCGGGAGCCAGGGTCTGGGGTCTGATCTGCAGCAGCCCACGAGTCTGGGGGATAGCGGGGAGAGAGGCAGAGCCAGGCAGGAGTTTTTCATGTCCACGTCCAGAGGGGTCCCTCAGGGCGGCAGAACTCTTGAATCATCAGGGGCCTAAGTCGGAAGGCAGAAGCACCACGTGTCTAACTGGGATCCAGGGAACAAGCGGGACTCCTGGGTCCTATGGGCAAGGTCTGAAATTGGGAAAATGTGAGTCGGTGATAACTGGGGACAGTAACGTCTGAAGTCTGGGAAGTATGGGGGTGGGAAAAGCAGGGGTGAGCGAAGTGGGGAAGGAGGCTGGGAAGGGAGGGCTGGTCCGATAGCCGAGTCTGGTGGAGCAGCACGTCCCTGGTGCGCTGAAGGTCAGATGATCCCCATTAGCAAAGACAAAGGCAAGTAGCAAAAGCTCAGAGGTGGGCAGGGAGGTGGGGGTAGAGCATGCTGGAGGGTGAACGGACCTACCTGGGACCTGCACCACAGAGCTGCCTTGCAGGAGGCAGAGAGATCTCAAGTCCAGAAGTCCCAGTTTCCAGTCAGCTCTCTCGAGGAGATTTCTCCTGGGTCCAAGAATCCCACCTCAACCGCCCCTGAGACTTCCCAAATGAGTGGTATCCTATGGTGCCCAAGACCAGGATCTCAGACCTGAGCTGCTTCCCCGCCCCAAACCCCGCCCTCCATCACGTGAAATGTCTTGACCACTGGAGAGGTCCTACGTCTGCCCTGGACTCCCCCCAGGCTTCCAAACTCCACCTGACAGGCTCATATTCCTCCTGGGTCACCACCCACCAGGCTGTTCTGCCTCTGAgatctcctcctcccccaggcTGCCTCCTTTTCCCACTCTTAGTAAATATGGTCCTGACTGCAACTCGACTTTGGAAACTTTGGGCATTCTATTTACCTTCAAGTGCTAACGCAGATTGGATTGGATTTTCTCCTAATCCAAATTAGAATGAGGGCTCACTTAAAGAAAGACTTGTTCTTCcatcccagctttggggatgTTTGAGCTTCTACAGGGAGATCACTAAAAATTTGACGGTGAGGTCATATCATCAGGAGCTGTAGGAATAAACATTCAGCACAACTGGATCAGAATGACTCCATTCTACTCTGAAGGCAGTAAAATATCCACAGGATCAAACGGTCGGAAGGAAGAAGATTTTTCTATGGAAGACAATTCACAAATGCACTGAAGTCGTTTCACTGGcaatttttcttcatgttttaaaaCGAAAaccttatttatattattgttatgtttCTAATCTTATATTGGGATTTAGGAAAAGCACGTATAAATAATGCTAatctaaaaaaaatgattctgagagTGTGATGTTGATGAAGTTTAGGTTTTGGGCTTcctttcagggaaccaaatgataagggcTAGATTTCGGAACCaagatgagattagggtttctggtggtcaggagttaaataaggtctaatGGAGGTTTGGGGTCAGGGAACCAACTGAGAGGTTTGGCCCCCTACACCCTTTGGGATTTTTCAATTCCTTATCTGAAATAGGAAACCTGGAGTCATATCTTTTGGGATGTCAGAGTGGCAGATTTgtacagccctaattatctcatcCCTAATGAACAAAAAGGCTGGAGGGCCATAGCATATTAACCCAGGGAATTTGAGATATGATAATTCAAAGAAACTAATGCAGGGtatgtggaaaggtgaagaacttaacagattaagcacatattgatcagagactgttaattAAAGTAGCTCAGGCCACAGGCCccagtcacgtgattttagatgagacctggactgcatCCCATTGTCCAAAGCAGGAATTAAGTGGCTCGAATCTGTCTATCACCTTTTCACTGATTCTACTGACCAAATAGGGGGATAAAGGTTTATGGAACTAATTACAgcctatagagggtgggattttggggttcttgtctgaaatgtataaaagttgtaactatcttcaagtgaatgactctcctccGTGGGTATCTTTTGCT
Encoded here:
- the LOC100918991 gene encoding zinc finger protein 665-like, giving the protein MKEMSANLEMISWKDLFEYRAVVVQQKRNYIGEEHCEWNTHKKTLRKSSSVSQDKNIHPEEKTPECHQCDKAFLVLSSLAKHQRIHAGEKPYECKKRGKTLRERSSTAKHERIHKEKQSYKCNQCGKDCQCYSKLVEHQRIHTGEKPFECNQCGKNFRCKSKLTRHQKIHTGEKPYECNQCGKTFKHRSSLAEHHRIHTGEKPFECNDCGKAFAYRSYFNAHKGIHTGKKPYECNDCGKIFISLFSFVVHQRIHTGEKPYECKQCRKAFRTYSHLANHQRIHTGERPYECKQCRKAFTTHSHLANHQRIHTGEKPYECNECGKIFTYSSSLSKHQRIHTGEKPYECNVCGKAFTQRSHVDVHQRIHTREKPYECNECGKIFTCSSGLGKHQRIHTGEKPYECNECGKAFAQSSHVDVHQRIHTREKLYECNECGKTFKYCSSFAKHQRIHTGEKPYECNECGKIFKYSSNLAQHQKIHTEENPYECKQCRKAFTKRSHLAAHQRIHTGEKPYKCNDCGKAFTHRSNVNVHQRIHTGEKPYGCNKCGKTFPYCSSLAKHQRIHTGE